From Hydractinia symbiolongicarpus strain clone_291-10 chromosome 12, HSymV2.1, whole genome shotgun sequence, one genomic window encodes:
- the LOC130621195 gene encoding uncharacterized protein LOC130621195, with protein sequence MEDYQDEKLLSSESALEGNDNMNWGKMHLQNLVSVLSSKEIDPVEVTAITMSLVFGSFVIVLPYTVNLVGLPIWIITFIVVLLLVSYSNHLMNESCLKMLDACKNEKLIRAPYVKVALLAGGNLFKNVVVGTLYMNFAFSVISQMLMSSTVLSEILSISGISKINNVRFWVVISSVSIFPFVQLGFYKDLKQSAFIALAMSYLSLLFILGASAYLLLTDQMLATPDNKYVKKQYDNFFRTFGTVFFSLAGIALVSPEITVFAREPKKMDRSILATYGMIAFINLGYCIIMHEIFQGNMKSTTTDTLLQAFLLTDATLLKGCLVAVQIGVSLHFLLAAVLFLNPLLTNVEARLDIPVEFTWKRLVLRTFGLLATTIVCLIVPNFQSILSLCGGTLLVLSTVIYPNIIYSRLHESKSPPPNFSVDRIIRVETEHKNFVTRYKALLKLEKGTGKDSSTQQMFELNEVPLKSNLV encoded by the exons ATGGAAGATTATCAAGATGAAAAATTGTTGTCTTCAGAAAGTGCTTTGGAAGGGAATGACAATATGAATTGGGGTAAAATGCATTTACAGAATTTGGTATCTGTATTATCTTCCAAGGAAATTGATCCAGTGGAAGTTACAGCTATTACGATGAGTTTGGTTTTCGGTAGCTTTGTAATTGTTCTACCATACACTGTTAATCTAGTTGGCTTACCGATATGGATAATAACCTTCATAGTTGTTTTACTGCTTGTGAGTTACTCAAACCATTTGATGAATGAATCCTGCTTAAAAATGCTTGACGCATGCAAGAATGAAAAATTGATTAGAGCGCCATATGTGAAAGTTGCTCTATTAGCTGGcggaaatttgtttaaaaatgtagtGGTAGGAACGCTCTACATGAATTTCGCATTCTCTGTGATATCTCAAATGTTAATGTCTTCCACAGTACTTAGTGAAATTTTATCGATCTCTGGTATTTCTAAAATAAACAACGTGAGATTTTGGGTTGTAATTTCATCAGTAAGCATTTTCCCTTTTGTACAACTTGGATTTTACAAGGACTTAAAGCAGAGTGCTTTTATTGCTCTGGCAATGTCCTACTTGTCGTTATTGTTCATTCTTGGTGCGAGTGCCTATCTATTACTAACAGATCAAATGCTTGCAACACCTGATaacaaatatgttaaaaaacaatatgaCAATTTTTTCAGGACATTTGGCACAGTGTTTTTCTCATTAGCGGGTATTGCGTTAGTAAGTCCTGAAATAACTGTCTTCGCAAGAGAGCCAAAGAAAATGGACCGCAGTATTCTTGCTACCTATGGAATGATAGCATTTATTAATTTGGGTTATTGCATAATAATGCACGAAATCTTTCAAGGCAACATGAAGTCCACAACAACTGACACATTGCTGCAAGCGTTTTTATTGACAGATGCAACACTACTGAAAGGGTGTTTAGTTGCAGTTCAAATTGGTGTATCTCTGCATTTTCTGTTGGCtgcagttttgtttttaaatccgTTACTGACGAATGTGGAAGCAAGACTTGATATACCTGTAG AATTTACTTGGAAAAGACTGGTTTTACGAACTTTTGGATTGCTGGCTACAACCATAGTATGTCTAATTGTACCTAACTTTCAATCCATTTTGTCTTTATGTGGTGGTACGTTGTTGGTGCTCTCTACGGTGATCTATCCTAATATAATATATTCAAGGCTAcatgaa AGCAA ATCTCCTCCGCCAAACTTCTCTGTAGATCGAATTATCAGAGTGGAAACAGAGC ATAAGAATTTTGTGACAAGGTACAAAGCTTTGTTAAAGTTAGAAAAAG GAACCGGGAAAGATAGTTCGACTCAACAAATGTTCGAGTTAAACGAAGTTCCCCTTAAGTCGAATTTAGTCTAA
- the LOC130622064 gene encoding uncharacterized protein LOC130622064, with product MKKYYLIFFHIIFLVFQDKHSDADIFISQRNGRDGASCGTIFLPCLSLQYALAYRVKPKEHIRLDGGEKKPYVYVVNKPIHITNEIFISSYQNDYIRPIILMVNKKTYLFESRGEKGIKIDVRNIDFRNISLLILNNACNVKIVNCSFRDAPTAVLFRKIPKQSNWLETVTIYILNSNFFNSTATEICCIRNIEVVLENCVFQGDKRYTLNIERISQHGVVNVTNCYIDAQRGPNLHFGRKCISSVNVLNTSFINNYFDAALCGLCLDLCLNLVIEKSTFLGHKPAVDISRVKNAEITHCNFTKNHRGAIRSSSSTFVANKCNFSYNTGLAGGAIFSSNSVAKINHSIFYHNSALYSGGTVHAVSSGSFPPTFLFVQNSEMYATPTYGFTAGIIIRSDIELYLTNVLLSILKSSIELPLLEILNLERSDTYFRQKWVSNANMSCPRNYKVVLPSQYPYISARCRRCPKGMYSIAKDTLQILKTIGKKPFIVVKKSNFSCIACPSIPISIYFSSMSALPKRNVQHS from the exons atgaaaaaatattatttaatatttttccatatcatttttttagtatttcaAGACAAACACTcag ATGCCGATATTTTCATTTCACAACGAAATGGAAGAGATGGTGCGTCGTGTGGAACTATCTTCCTACCTTGTTTATCCCTACAATATGCATTAGCCTACAGAGTAAAACCAAAAGAACATATTCGGTTGGATGGGGGAGAAAAGAAACCATATGTGTATgttgtaaacaaaccaattcATATCACAAATGAAATTTTCATCTCAAGTTACCAAAACGACTACATTCGTCCTATTATATTGAtggtaaataaaaaaacgtaTTTATTCGAATCCCGTGGtgaaaaaggaataaaaattgATGTTAGAAATATCGACTTTCGAAATATATCTCTCCTAATATTAAATAACGCATGCAATGTGAAGATTGTTAATTGCAGTTTCAGAGACGCTCCAACTGCTGTGTTGTTTCGAAAAATACCCAAACAAAGTAACTGGTTAGAAACAGTTACAATTTATATATTGaacagtaatttttttaattccacAGCCACAGAGATATGTTGCATAAGAAATATTGAAGTAGTCTTGGAGAATTGTGTTTTTCAAGGTGATAAAAGGTATACACTAAACATTGAAAGAATTTCACAGCATGGTGTGGTGAATGTTACAAATTGTTACATAGACGCTCAACGAGGACCTAATTTGCACTTCGGAAGAAAATGTATTTCATCGGTTAATGTCCTCAATACGTCGTTTATCAACAATTATTTTGATGCTGCATTGTGTGGATTATGTTTAGACTTATGTTTAAACCTAGTTATCGAGAAATCAACTTTTTTAGGACATAAACCAGCTGTTGACATAAGCAGAGTTAAAAACGCTGAAATTACACATTGCAATTTCACAAAAAATCATAGGGGTGCAATACGAAGTTCAAGCAGCACCTTTGTTGCAAACAAATGTAATTTCTCTTATAACACTGGCTTGGCAGGGGGGGCTATATTTAGCAGCAATAGTGTAGCAAAAATAAACCATTCTATATTTTATCACAACTCTGCATTATATTCTGGTGGAACCGTACATGCTGTGTCGAGTGGATCATTTCCTCCAACTTTTCTGTTTGTACAAAATTCTGAGATGTATGCCACACCTACATATGGCTTTACTGCCGGTATAATAATACGTTCTGACATAGAGTTATACCTTACAAACGTATTATTATCAATATTAAAATCGTCGATAGAGTTACCACTACTTGAaattttgaatttggaaaggtCAGATACATATTTTCGGCAAAAATGGGTGAGTAATGCTAATATGTCCTGTCCAAGAAATTATAAAGTCGTTCTTCCATCCCAATATCCATATATTTCAGCTCGATGTCGGCGTTGCCCAAAAGGAATGTACAGCATAGCTAAAGACACTTTGCAAATTCTAAAGACAATTGGAAAAAAGCCattcattgttgtaaaaaaatcaaacttcAGCTGCATTGCATGTCCTTCCATCCCAATATCCATATATTTCAGCTCGATGTCGGCGTTGCCCAAAAGGAATGTACAGCATAGCTAA